A genomic region of Arachis stenosperma cultivar V10309 chromosome 9, arast.V10309.gnm1.PFL2, whole genome shotgun sequence contains the following coding sequences:
- the LOC130951308 gene encoding uncharacterized protein LOC130951308 has product MAEEDYGFTKEEMVVSENLGYPKAYAKLCRNKDLTPFSHGPPFTFLPYALKEHEAERARDLDKMFAVIDPKAKPTTKPKIFASLLWKQLNHLGNAGFDPAVIRVDAYGNVVYYHADSTSPLAWDIDHWFPCSRGGLTVVSNLRIMQKQACKKKKNKLEFLIPWWEFQLGVSVNQFLSIFTSSNSDFRHRGFSFLFCEGEDHELNGSQIVDSHSFPQHFFALKEEIGLAPAAIVESQRESRRESYSALSSSLVDYNRNPKPMSAAIVASRKSKGNILKENEDPQLGKNPYHAIVMARDSLKQREESARFQAEIQKLDNEVKEMKLMNEEEKLIVQDLEIELIKCRRKAEKCRRLAEAQCSYRTMLEKMIRDTMHQTVMYKEQIRLNQAASNALMARLEAQKEICDAAEKELHKKFKQRDELDNEIRHEWEQGRKRTRIDASAFEDKEDDGKPVLYLHGSKPRNHLHKELRILLDEEQRGCEDRLLAKEEKEKEEHEKEQKTSADKNMTEEKLEEQERSLVALEEDNSIERKLERLEISESEENRRRGKGNVEKWLEMLLEGMDPQETNENEHMTLTVSDNDAKEKQMQLAEEDRIENEASKEKINGSTRFKGVEKKEKQARLVRSESARILRRIPSSPSLFLGMRKGLESFRKKPATGNDIEDGRHSVVGNKFFSSPFKTLKKAVKL; this is encoded by the exons atggcagaagaagattaTGGATTCACCAAAGAAGAAATGGTTGTTAGTGAGAATCTTGGGTACCCAAAAGCCTATGCAAAGCTCTGCCGCAATAAGGATTTAACTCCTTTCAGCCATGGCCCTCCCTTCACTTTCTTACCTTATGCTTTGAAGGAACATGAG GCTGAGAGAGCAAGGGATTTGGATAAGATGTTTGCGGTTATCGATCCAAAGGCGAAGCCAACTACAAAGCCTAAGATCTTTGCCAGTCTCTTGTGGAAGCAGCTCAACCATCTTGG GAATGCTGGTTTCGACCCTGCTGTGATTCGAGTCGATGCCTATGGCAATGTCGTGTATTATCATGCAGATTCAACCTCTCCACTGGCTTGGGACATTGATCACTGGTTTCCTTGTTCAA GAGGGGGATTAACTGTTGTAAGCAATCTGAGGATCATGCAGAAGCAAGCTtgtaagaagaagaaaaacaagctGGAGTTCTTAATCCCATGGTGGGAATTCCAACTAGGTGTATCTGTAAACCAGTTCTTGTCTATTTTCACTTCTTCAAATTCAGACTTCAG GCATAGAGGCTTTTCATTTCTGTTCTGTGAAGGAGAAGATCATGAGTTGAATGGTTCACAAATTGTGGATTCTCATTCTTTTCCACAACATTTCTTTGCATTGAAAGAGGAAATTGGCCTAGCTCCGGCTGCAATTGTAGAATCTCAAAGGGAATCACGAAGAGAATCTTACAGCGCGTTATCTTCAAGCCTAGTGGATTACAATAGGAATCCAAAGCCAATGTCTGCTGCTATTG TAGCTTCAAGAAAAAGCAAGGGAAATATTTTGAAGGAAAATGAAGATCCACAGTTGGGTAAAAATCCCTATCATGCCATTGTCATGGCTAGAGATTCCCTAAAGCAAAGAGAAGAAAGTGCAAGATTTCAAGCAGAGATACAGAAGCTAGATAATGAAGTGAAAGAAATGAAGCTCatgaatgaagaagaaaagctcaTAGTTCAGGACCTAGAAATAGAGCTGATAAAATGTCGGCGAAAGGCAGAGAAGTGCCGGAGGTTAGCAGAGGCTCAGTGCTCTTACAGGACCATGCTGGAGAAGATGATTAGAGACACAATGCACCA GACTGTCATGTATAAGGAACAGATTAGATTGAACCAGGCTGCAAGTAATGCATTGATGGCTAGACTTGAAGCGCAGAAGGAAATTTGTGATGCTGCAGAGAAAGAGCTTCACAAGAAGTTCAAACAAAGAGATGAACTAGATAATGAGATTAGGCATGAAtgggagcaaggaagaaagaGAACAAGAATAGACGCGTCCGCTTTTGAGGATAAGGAAGATGATGGAAAACCTGTTCTGTATTTGCATGGAAGCAAGCCAAGAAACCATTTGCACAAGGAGCTAAGGATTCTTTTGGATGAAGAACAAAGAGGATGCGAAGATAGATTGCttgcaaaagaagaaaaagagaaagaagaacatGAGAAAGAGCAAAAAACATCAGCAGATAAGAACATGACAGAAGAGAAACTTGAGGAGCAAGAAAGATCACTTGTTGCATTGGAGGAAGACAACTCCATTGAAAGGAAACTTGAGAGGCTAGAAATAAGTGAAAGTGAAGAAAATAGAAGACGTGGCAAAGGGAATGTGGAAAAGTGGCTTGAAATGCTTCTAGAAGGCATGGATCCACAAGAAACAAATGAGAATGAGCATATGACCTTGACAGTTTCAGACAATGATGCTAAAGAGAAGCAGATGCAACTGGCTGAAGAAGATAGAATAGAAAATGAAGCAAGCAAGGAAAAGATAAATGGTAGTACAAGGTTTAAAGGGGTGGAAAAGAAGGAGAAACAAGCAAGGCTTG